The following coding sequences are from one Onychomys torridus chromosome 16, mOncTor1.1, whole genome shotgun sequence window:
- the Ttll1 gene encoding probable tubulin polyglutamylase TTLL1 isoform X1, with amino-acid sequence MAGRVKWVTDIEKSVLINNFEKRGWIQVTENEDWNFYWMSVQTIRNVFSVEAGYRLSDDQIVNHFPNHYELTRKDLMVKNIKRYRKELEKEGSPLAEKDENGKYLYLDFVPVTYMLPADYNLFVEEFRKSPSSTWIMKPCGKAQGKGIFLINKLSQIKKWSRDSKTSSFVSQSTKEAYVISLYINNPLLIGGRKFDLRLYVLVSTYRPLRCYMYKLGFCRFCTVKYTPSTSELDNMFVHLTNVAIQKHGEDYNHIHGGKWTVNNLRLYLESTRGREVTSKLFDEIHWIIVQSLKAVAPVMNNDKHCFECYGYDIIIDDKLKPWLIEVNASPSLTSSTANDRILKYNLINDTLNIAVPNGEIPDCKWNKSPPKEVLGNYEILYDEELAQGDGADRELRSRPGQPVGPRAGRSRESGRNVLTTWK; translated from the exons GATGAGCGTGCAAACCATTCGCAATGTGTTCAGCGTGGAAGCTGGGTACCGGCTCTCAGATGACCAGATCGTCAACCACTTCCCCAACCACTATGAACTAACCCGCAAGGACCTGATGGTGAAGAATATTAAGAGATACAGGAAGGaactggagaaggaaggaagtccTCTGGCAGAAAAAGATGAGAATGGAAAATATCTCTATCTGG ACTTTGTCCCGGTCACCTACATGCTCCCTGCTGACTACAACCTGTTTGTGGAGGAGTTCCGGAAGAGCCCATCCAGCACCTGGATCATGAAGCCTTGCGGCAAAGCCCAGGGGAAGGGCATCTTCCTTATCAACAAGCTCTCACAGATCAAAAAGTGGTCCCGGGACAGCAAGACGTCCTC GTTTGTGTCTCAGTCCACAAAAGAAGCTTACGTGATCTCCCTCTATATCAATAATCCATTACTCATCGGCGGGAGGAAGTTTGACCTGCGGCTGTACGTCCTGGTATCCACATACCGCCCGCTGCGCTGCTACAT GTACAAGCTTGGCTTCTGCCGTTTCTGCACGGTGAAGTACACCCCGAGCACTAGCGAGCTGGACAACATGTTCGTCCACCTTACCAATGTAGCCATCCAGAAGCACGGG GAGGACTACAACCATATCCACGGGGGCAAGTGGACTGTCAACAACCTGCGACTCTATCTGGAGAGCACCCGAGGCAGAGAGGTGACCAGCAAACTGTTTGACGAAATCCACTGGATCATCGTGCAGTCTCTCAAGGCTGTGGCG CCAGTGATGAACAATGACAAACACTGCTTTGAATGCTACGGTTACGACATCATCATCGACGACAAGCTGAAGCCCTGGCTGATCGAG GTTAACGCATCCCCGTCTCTTACCTCCAGCACCGCCAATGATAGAATCCTTAAGTACAACCTGATTAACGACACCCTCAACATTGCGGTCCCCAACGGCGAGATTCCCGACTGCAAATGGAACAAGTCTCCTCCCAAGGAAGTTCTTGGCAACTATGAAATCCT GTACGATGAGGAGCTGGCCCAGGGTGACGGGGCTGACAGAGAGCTCAGAAGCCGCCCCGGCCAGCCAGTGGGGCCCAGAGCAGGCCGCTCGAGAGAGTCGGGGAGAAATGTCCTCACGACTTGGAAGTGA
- the Ttll1 gene encoding probable tubulin polyglutamylase TTLL1 isoform X2, translated as MAGRVKWVTDIEKSVLINNFEKRGWIQVTENEDWNFYWMSVQTIRNVFSVEAGYRLSDDQIVNHFPNHYELTRKDLMVKNIKRYRKELEKEGSPLAEKDENGKYLYLDFVPVTYMLPADYNLFVEEFRKSPSSTWIMKPCGKAQGKGIFLINKLSQIKKWSRDSKTSSFVSQSTKEAYVISLYINNPLLIGGRKFDLRLYVLVSTYRPLRCYMYKLGFCRFCTVKYTPSTSELDNMFVHLTNVAIQKHGEDYNHIHGGKWTVNNLRLYLESTRGREVTSKLFDEIHWIIVQSLKAVAPVMNNDKHCFECYGYDIIIDDKLKPWLIEVNASPSLTSSTANDRILKYNLINDTLNIAVPNGEIPDCKWNKSPPKEVLGNYEILGLFQVR; from the exons GATGAGCGTGCAAACCATTCGCAATGTGTTCAGCGTGGAAGCTGGGTACCGGCTCTCAGATGACCAGATCGTCAACCACTTCCCCAACCACTATGAACTAACCCGCAAGGACCTGATGGTGAAGAATATTAAGAGATACAGGAAGGaactggagaaggaaggaagtccTCTGGCAGAAAAAGATGAGAATGGAAAATATCTCTATCTGG ACTTTGTCCCGGTCACCTACATGCTCCCTGCTGACTACAACCTGTTTGTGGAGGAGTTCCGGAAGAGCCCATCCAGCACCTGGATCATGAAGCCTTGCGGCAAAGCCCAGGGGAAGGGCATCTTCCTTATCAACAAGCTCTCACAGATCAAAAAGTGGTCCCGGGACAGCAAGACGTCCTC GTTTGTGTCTCAGTCCACAAAAGAAGCTTACGTGATCTCCCTCTATATCAATAATCCATTACTCATCGGCGGGAGGAAGTTTGACCTGCGGCTGTACGTCCTGGTATCCACATACCGCCCGCTGCGCTGCTACAT GTACAAGCTTGGCTTCTGCCGTTTCTGCACGGTGAAGTACACCCCGAGCACTAGCGAGCTGGACAACATGTTCGTCCACCTTACCAATGTAGCCATCCAGAAGCACGGG GAGGACTACAACCATATCCACGGGGGCAAGTGGACTGTCAACAACCTGCGACTCTATCTGGAGAGCACCCGAGGCAGAGAGGTGACCAGCAAACTGTTTGACGAAATCCACTGGATCATCGTGCAGTCTCTCAAGGCTGTGGCG CCAGTGATGAACAATGACAAACACTGCTTTGAATGCTACGGTTACGACATCATCATCGACGACAAGCTGAAGCCCTGGCTGATCGAG GTTAACGCATCCCCGTCTCTTACCTCCAGCACCGCCAATGATAGAATCCTTAAGTACAACCTGATTAACGACACCCTCAACATTGCGGTCCCCAACGGCGAGATTCCCGACTGCAAATGGAACAAGTCTCCTCCCAAGGAAGTTCTTGGCAACTATGAAATCCT TGGTCTGTTTCAGGTACGATGA